One Streptomyces drozdowiczii DNA segment encodes these proteins:
- a CDS encoding MarR family winged helix-turn-helix transcriptional regulator produces the protein MAERTGGRGEVRPEEAGRGFELPLLLFAGFRTVIDALHRELAEQGHPDMRPAYGYALQAVGVEGATASEIGRRLGVSKQAAGKTVDRLESLGYVERADDPADGRRKLVLLTARGVDVLRRSAEGFDRLRAEWVRVLGAERVRALEDDLRTMAPDGAFRLDVAAWFNG, from the coding sequence ATGGCTGAGCGGACGGGCGGCCGTGGGGAAGTGCGTCCCGAGGAGGCCGGAAGGGGCTTCGAGCTGCCCCTTCTGCTGTTCGCCGGTTTCCGTACGGTCATCGACGCGCTCCACCGCGAGCTGGCCGAGCAGGGGCACCCGGACATGCGGCCCGCGTACGGCTACGCCCTCCAGGCCGTGGGCGTCGAGGGGGCGACCGCCAGCGAGATCGGCCGCCGCCTCGGCGTCTCCAAGCAGGCGGCCGGCAAGACCGTCGACCGGCTGGAAAGCCTCGGTTACGTGGAACGCGCCGACGATCCGGCCGACGGGCGCCGCAAACTCGTCCTGCTGACCGCGCGGGGCGTCGACGTGCTCCGGCGGTCCGCCGAGGGCTTCGACCGGCTGCGCGCGGAATGGGTCCGGGTCCTCGGTGCCGAACGGGTCCGCGCCCTGGAGGACGACCTGCGCACCATGGCCCCGGACGGCGCCTTCCGGCTCGATGTGGCGGCCTGGTTCAACGGCTGA
- a CDS encoding alpha-L-fucosidase, with amino-acid sequence MARRTHVLSALALAAAAALIPVTATAQQAAPRPSGAAGACRGPVKPASQMTVEDCDSPARIIEKAANIVPTAGQLAWQQREVTAFTHFGMNTFTGREWGSGTEDEKLFAPAAIDADQWMRAYKAAGAEQVMLTVKHHDGFVLYPSRYTDHSVALSPGSPDVVAAYVKAARKAGLKVGFYLSPSDGAELPHAWHAEWVEKIRAKEAAGQSLSLPERMALEDGDRAPAGRGRFGNGSPVTARTIPTLVPGDDRAARVRSGKLPTFKVRADDYDAYYLNQLYEIFTQYGPVEELWLDGANPWSGSGITQKYDVKQWFDMVKALSPNTVVFQGPQGVRWVGNENGTARETEWSVTPHITDPWTGLGSLPNDSTDPDIGSRAKLLDPSVNYLQWYPAEADVSNRPGWFYHEDEQPKTAAQLMNLYEKSVGRNASLLLNVPPAPDGRIAAEDVTRLTALGADVRRIYGTDVRKQHPGPYTFDRVAVREDIQHGQRVEKFAVEARVNGAWQRIAEGTTIGHERILPLPEAVTATAVRVKVLESRAKPHLGATTLHLTGR; translated from the coding sequence ATGGCACGACGCACCCATGTGCTCAGCGCGCTCGCGCTGGCGGCGGCCGCCGCGCTCATCCCCGTAACCGCCACCGCGCAGCAGGCCGCGCCCCGGCCGTCCGGGGCGGCGGGTGCGTGCCGGGGGCCCGTGAAACCGGCCTCGCAGATGACGGTGGAGGACTGCGACAGCCCCGCGCGGATCATCGAGAAGGCGGCGAACATCGTCCCCACCGCCGGCCAACTCGCCTGGCAGCAGCGGGAGGTCACCGCCTTCACGCACTTCGGCATGAACACCTTCACCGGCCGCGAATGGGGCTCGGGCACCGAGGACGAGAAGCTCTTCGCGCCCGCCGCGATCGACGCCGACCAGTGGATGCGCGCCTACAAGGCCGCCGGTGCCGAGCAGGTCATGCTCACCGTCAAGCACCACGACGGCTTCGTCCTCTACCCCAGCCGCTACACCGACCACTCGGTCGCCCTCAGCCCCGGCAGCCCGGACGTCGTCGCCGCCTATGTGAAGGCCGCCCGCAAGGCCGGGCTCAAGGTCGGCTTCTACCTCTCGCCCTCGGACGGCGCCGAACTCCCGCACGCCTGGCACGCCGAGTGGGTCGAGAAGATCCGCGCCAAGGAGGCGGCCGGCCAGTCGCTCTCGCTGCCCGAGCGGATGGCCCTGGAGGACGGCGACCGCGCCCCGGCCGGCCGGGGCCGCTTCGGCAACGGCAGCCCCGTCACCGCCCGCACCATCCCCACGCTCGTCCCCGGCGACGACCGCGCCGCCCGCGTGAGGAGCGGCAAGCTGCCCACCTTCAAGGTCCGGGCCGACGACTACGACGCGTACTACCTCAACCAGCTCTACGAGATCTTCACCCAGTACGGCCCCGTCGAGGAGCTGTGGCTCGACGGCGCCAACCCCTGGTCCGGGTCCGGCATCACGCAGAAGTACGACGTCAAGCAGTGGTTCGACATGGTCAAGGCGCTGTCGCCGAACACCGTCGTCTTCCAGGGCCCCCAGGGCGTGCGCTGGGTCGGCAACGAGAACGGCACCGCCCGCGAGACCGAGTGGAGCGTCACCCCGCACATCACCGACCCGTGGACCGGGCTCGGCTCGCTGCCCAACGACTCCACCGACCCCGACATCGGCTCCCGCGCCAAGCTCCTCGACCCGTCGGTCAACTACCTCCAGTGGTACCCGGCCGAGGCGGACGTCTCCAACCGGCCCGGCTGGTTCTACCACGAGGACGAACAGCCCAAGACCGCAGCGCAGTTGATGAACCTCTACGAGAAGAGCGTCGGCCGCAACGCCTCGCTCCTGCTCAACGTCCCGCCCGCCCCCGACGGCCGCATCGCCGCCGAGGACGTCACCCGGCTGACCGCCCTCGGTGCCGACGTACGCCGGATCTACGGCACCGACGTACGCAAGCAGCACCCGGGCCCGTACACCTTCGACCGCGTCGCCGTCCGCGAGGACATCCAACACGGCCAGCGCGTGGAGAAGTTCGCCGTCGAGGCCAGGGTGAACGGCGCCTGGCAGCGGATCGCCGAGGGCACCACCATCGGCCACGAACGCATCCTGCCGCTGCCCGAGGCCGTCACCGCCACGGCGGTCCGCGTCAAGGTGCTGGAATCCCGGGCGAAGCCGCACCTGGGCGCCACCACCCTGCACCTGACCGGCCGCTAG
- a CDS encoding LuxR C-terminal-related transcriptional regulator, giving the protein MRVVLAEDLFLLRDGLVRMLEAYDFEIAAAVETGPELTKALAELEPDVAVVDVRLPPSHTDEGLQCALAARRARPGLPVLVLSQHVEQLYARELLADGNGGIGYLLKDRVFDADQFIDAVRRVAAGGTAMDPQVISQLLTRRSQDKPMGGLTPREREVMELMAQGRSNAAIASQMVITERAVAKHTSNIFGKLGLPPSDDDNRPVLAVLAYLDRG; this is encoded by the coding sequence TTGCGAGTTGTCCTAGCCGAAGATCTCTTCCTGCTGCGCGACGGCCTGGTGCGGATGCTGGAGGCGTACGACTTCGAGATCGCGGCCGCCGTCGAGACCGGGCCGGAACTCACCAAGGCCCTCGCCGAGTTGGAGCCGGACGTCGCCGTGGTCGACGTCCGGCTCCCGCCGTCCCACACGGACGAGGGGCTTCAGTGCGCGCTGGCGGCGCGGCGCGCGCGGCCGGGGCTGCCCGTGCTCGTACTCTCGCAGCACGTCGAGCAGTTGTACGCGCGCGAGCTGCTGGCGGACGGCAACGGCGGGATCGGGTATCTGCTCAAGGACCGGGTGTTCGACGCGGACCAGTTCATCGACGCGGTGCGCCGGGTCGCGGCGGGCGGTACGGCGATGGATCCGCAGGTCATCTCGCAGCTGTTGACGCGGCGTTCGCAGGACAAGCCGATGGGCGGGCTGACGCCGCGCGAGCGGGAGGTCATGGAGCTGATGGCCCAGGGCCGGTCGAACGCGGCGATCGCCTCGCAGATGGTGATCACGGAGCGGGCGGTGGCCAAGCACACCTCGAACATCTTCGGGAAGCTGGGCCTGCCGCCGTCCGACGACGACAACCGCCCCGTTCTGGCCGTCCTGGCGTATCTGGACCGGGGCTAG
- a CDS encoding sensor histidine kinase, with the protein MDAIRGRIGSALLAAWRGLVVSFAALAGSCTLFVLALLSITMIPLGIGLVTTPYVLEAVRKHANQRRLLAITWSDVRIPVPYRPFPKDVRSGFTGRVERTTLMLKDPATWRDMRWMLVDMTAGYTVAILAAALMVYPVEGLVLAAGLWRVFTDDRYWYGFVPVDSQATGLAAAALGAAVFALGVLVSERLLRAHFVLARSVLAPTQEQELALRIDRLTETRHEAVDTAASELRRIERDLHDGAQARLVAMGMNLGTVEALIEKDPAQAKQLLAMARASSAEALTELRDLVRGIHPPVLAERGLGDAVKALALRLPIPCDVDVELGGRAEAPVESAAYFAISEALTNAAKHSGADRIWVDLRHSDGSLRCTVTDNGKGGASVGAGSGLSGIERRLGTFDGIMAVSSPAGGPTMVTMEIPCELS; encoded by the coding sequence ATGGACGCGATACGGGGACGGATCGGGTCGGCGCTGCTGGCCGCGTGGCGCGGGCTGGTGGTGTCGTTCGCCGCCCTCGCGGGCTCGTGCACGCTGTTCGTACTGGCGCTGCTCTCGATCACGATGATCCCGCTGGGCATCGGCCTGGTGACCACGCCGTACGTCCTGGAGGCGGTCCGCAAGCACGCCAACCAGCGCCGGCTGCTCGCGATCACCTGGTCGGACGTGCGCATCCCGGTCCCGTACCGGCCGTTTCCGAAGGATGTGCGGAGCGGGTTCACCGGGCGGGTGGAGCGGACCACGCTGATGCTGAAGGACCCGGCGACCTGGCGGGACATGCGCTGGATGCTGGTCGACATGACGGCCGGCTATACGGTGGCGATCCTGGCGGCGGCGCTGATGGTCTACCCGGTGGAGGGCCTTGTGCTGGCGGCCGGCCTGTGGCGGGTCTTCACGGACGACCGGTACTGGTACGGATTCGTGCCGGTCGACAGCCAGGCGACGGGGCTGGCGGCCGCCGCGCTCGGGGCGGCGGTCTTCGCGCTCGGGGTGCTGGTGAGCGAGCGGCTGCTGCGCGCGCACTTCGTGCTGGCCCGGTCGGTGCTCGCGCCCACCCAGGAGCAGGAACTCGCCCTGCGCATCGACCGGTTGACCGAGACCCGGCACGAGGCGGTGGACACGGCCGCCTCCGAGCTGCGGCGCATCGAGCGCGATCTGCACGACGGGGCGCAGGCCCGGCTGGTCGCGATGGGGATGAACCTCGGCACCGTCGAGGCGCTGATCGAGAAGGACCCGGCGCAGGCGAAGCAGCTCCTGGCGATGGCCCGGGCGTCCTCGGCCGAGGCGCTGACCGAGCTGCGCGACCTGGTCCGGGGCATCCACCCGCCGGTGCTCGCGGAGCGGGGGCTCGGGGACGCGGTGAAGGCGCTGGCGCTGCGGCTGCCGATTCCGTGCGACGTGGACGTGGAGCTGGGCGGCCGGGCGGAGGCCCCGGTGGAGTCGGCGGCGTACTTCGCGATCAGCGAGGCGCTGACGAACGCGGCGAAGCACTCGGGGGCCGACCGGATCTGGGTGGACCTGCGCCACAGCGACGGATCGCTGCGGTGCACGGTCACCGACAACGGGAAGGGCGGTGCCTCGGTGGGTGCGGGCTCGGGGCTGAGCGGTATCGAACGGCGGCTCGGTACATTCGACGGCATCATGGCCGTCAGCAGCCCCGCGGGCGGTCCCACCATGGTGACCATGGAGATCCCTTGCGAGTTGTCCTAG
- a CDS encoding winged helix-turn-helix domain-containing protein: protein MANTRTFSAAAATASVPPSSPNRHRLRAVAPDEVVQQADVSALLTPGATWLPAPQHTLPSLPGRPPMVGYLVLVPADQQPAFAAAAAQYAVPEPPPEPAAGPVAIDSVQRSASVNGRPLDLTYLEFELLAHLVAHPHRVHTRDQLVTTVWGYGHVGDGRTVDVHVARLRRKLGAEHRRSIQTVRRVGYKYTP from the coding sequence ATGGCGAACACCCGTACCTTCTCCGCTGCCGCTGCGACCGCCTCCGTCCCTCCCTCCTCCCCCAACCGGCACCGGCTCCGAGCCGTCGCCCCCGACGAGGTCGTCCAGCAGGCCGACGTCTCGGCGCTCCTGACGCCGGGCGCGACCTGGCTGCCCGCGCCCCAGCACACCCTGCCCAGCCTGCCGGGCCGCCCGCCGATGGTCGGCTACCTGGTGCTCGTGCCCGCCGACCAGCAGCCGGCCTTCGCGGCGGCCGCCGCGCAGTACGCGGTGCCGGAGCCGCCCCCGGAGCCGGCGGCGGGCCCGGTGGCCATCGACTCCGTACAGCGCTCCGCGTCCGTCAACGGGCGCCCGCTGGACCTCACCTACCTGGAATTCGAGCTCCTGGCCCACCTGGTGGCCCACCCGCACCGCGTCCACACCCGCGACCAGTTGGTGACCACGGTCTGGGGCTACGGGCATGTGGGCGACGGCCGCACCGTCGATGTCCATGTGGCCCGGCTGCGCCGCAAGCTGGGCGCCGAGCACCGCCGCTCGATCCAGACCGTGCGCCGCGTCGGGTACAAGTACACGCCCTGA
- a CDS encoding DUF6891 domain-containing protein has protein sequence MLSVKVETENQQTHSRVSAEKLADLVHRIGARGDNFLVVQRIPDIPGTFVQVWHEAGGGYELEHRTGTATSHVRTVVDSPDRVAALMTRWAREEPGWDAGTDWESAGIPEPEPVPELAKKIREQVEPRVRELLRGGYGTVRTLTEAAEDYLVKDGVRPVSRAQARELAERLWLERVEEQRGWTDVTDPDRLEGAFARLDRGGITARENFTCCRSCGMGEIWAAGREDARGFVFFHGQGTESAAAGHGLALYYGGFDDSAETTTAVGREVVAALGEAGLTVEWDGSPDQAIRLTGLDWRKRLVG, from the coding sequence TTGCTCAGCGTCAAGGTCGAGACCGAGAACCAGCAGACCCACAGCCGTGTTTCCGCCGAGAAGCTGGCGGACCTCGTGCACCGCATCGGCGCGCGCGGGGACAACTTCCTGGTCGTCCAGCGGATACCGGACATCCCCGGCACCTTCGTCCAGGTGTGGCACGAGGCGGGCGGGGGCTACGAGTTGGAGCACCGTACGGGCACGGCGACGAGCCACGTCCGTACCGTCGTCGACTCCCCGGACCGGGTCGCCGCGCTGATGACCCGCTGGGCGCGCGAGGAGCCCGGCTGGGACGCGGGGACCGACTGGGAGAGCGCCGGGATACCCGAGCCGGAGCCCGTGCCGGAGCTGGCCAAGAAAATCCGGGAGCAGGTGGAGCCCCGGGTCCGGGAGCTGCTGCGCGGCGGTTACGGGACGGTGCGGACGCTCACCGAGGCGGCCGAGGACTACCTCGTGAAGGACGGGGTGCGGCCGGTCTCCCGGGCCCAGGCGCGGGAGTTGGCGGAGCGGCTGTGGCTGGAGCGGGTCGAGGAGCAGCGGGGCTGGACGGATGTGACGGACCCGGACCGGCTGGAGGGGGCGTTCGCCCGGCTCGACCGGGGCGGCATCACGGCCCGGGAGAACTTCACCTGCTGCCGCTCCTGCGGGATGGGCGAGATCTGGGCGGCCGGGCGCGAGGACGCCCGGGGCTTCGTCTTCTTCCACGGCCAGGGTACGGAGAGCGCGGCGGCAGGGCACGGCCTCGCGCTGTACTACGGCGGGTTCGACGATTCCGCGGAGACGACCACCGCGGTGGGCCGCGAGGTGGTGGCCGCGCTGGGCGAGGCCGGGCTGACAGTGGAGTGGGACGGCTCCCCGGACCAGGCGATCCGGCTGACCGGCCTGGACTGGCGCAAGCGGCTGGTGGGTTAG
- the glnII gene encoding glutamine synthetase, giving the protein MTFKAEYIWIDGTEPTAKLRSKTKIMSGSPSSDVAALPIWGFDGSSTNQAEGHASDRVLKPVFSCPDPIRGGDDILVLCEVFDIDMTPHASNTRALLRPVAEQFAGQEAVFGIEQEYTFFDGHRPLGFPEGGFPAAQGGYYCGVGSDEIFGREIVEKHLDNCLKAGLGISGINAEVMPGQWEFQVGPLSPLEVSDQLWIARWLLYRTAEDFNVSATLDPKPVKGDWNGAGAHTNFSTKAMREGYDAIITACESLGEGSKPMDHVKNYGAGIDDRLTGLHETAPWNEYSYGVSDRGASVRIPWQVEQDRKGYIEDRRPNANVDPYVVTRLIVDTCCSALEKAGQV; this is encoded by the coding sequence GTGACGTTCAAGGCTGAGTACATCTGGATCGACGGCACCGAGCCGACCGCCAAGCTCCGCTCCAAGACGAAGATCATGTCCGGCAGCCCGTCGTCCGACGTGGCCGCGCTGCCCATCTGGGGCTTCGACGGATCGAGCACCAACCAGGCCGAGGGCCACGCCTCGGACCGGGTGCTGAAGCCGGTCTTCAGCTGTCCGGACCCGATCCGCGGCGGCGACGACATCCTGGTCCTGTGCGAGGTCTTCGACATCGACATGACCCCGCACGCGTCGAACACGCGGGCGCTGCTGCGTCCGGTCGCCGAGCAGTTCGCCGGGCAGGAGGCGGTCTTCGGCATCGAGCAGGAGTACACCTTCTTCGACGGCCACCGTCCGCTCGGCTTCCCGGAGGGCGGCTTCCCGGCCGCGCAGGGCGGCTACTACTGCGGCGTCGGCTCGGACGAGATCTTCGGCCGGGAGATCGTGGAGAAGCACCTCGACAACTGCCTGAAGGCGGGTCTGGGCATCTCCGGCATCAACGCCGAGGTCATGCCGGGCCAGTGGGAGTTCCAGGTGGGCCCGCTGTCCCCGCTGGAGGTCTCCGACCAGCTGTGGATCGCCCGCTGGCTGCTCTACCGCACCGCCGAGGACTTCAACGTCTCCGCGACCCTCGACCCGAAGCCGGTCAAGGGCGACTGGAACGGCGCGGGCGCGCACACCAACTTCTCCACGAAGGCGATGCGCGAGGGCTACGACGCGATCATCACGGCCTGCGAGTCGCTGGGCGAGGGCTCGAAGCCGATGGACCACGTCAAGAACTACGGCGCCGGCATCGACGACCGCCTGACCGGTCTGCACGAGACCGCCCCGTGGAACGAGTACAGCTACGGCGTCTCCGACCGCGGCGCCTCGGTGCGCATCCCGTGGCAGGTCGAGCAGGACCGCAAGGGCTACATCGAGGACCGCCGCCCGAACGCCAACGTCGACCCGTACGTCGTCACGCGGCTGATCGTGGACACCTGCTGCTCGGCGCTGGAGAAGGCCGGCCAGGTCTGA
- a CDS encoding helix-turn-helix domain-containing protein: MITEPAGGGLAGALRGWRTRRRVSQLELATRAGTTQRHLSFIESGRSTPGRSMIIRLAESLEVPIRERNDLLLAAGFAPVYPQTDLDDPRLAPIRTALERILDGHLPYPAVVVDRHGDLVLANAAFRTLTAGVAPHLLRPPVSVPRVLLHPQGLAPRIVNLDAWAWHIVDRVHAESVRNPDDRLRSLAAELTGLAPPRPRDAPHHLGFAVPLRLRPPDPADDRELTLITTLTHFGTATDVTVAELRLEAFLPADRETAALLAGLHRAGSDPSTETGCSGVAAPPPPPGTLDP; this comes from the coding sequence GTGATCACCGAACCGGCCGGAGGCGGCCTCGCCGGAGCGCTGCGCGGGTGGCGCACCCGGCGACGCGTCAGCCAGCTGGAACTGGCCACCCGCGCCGGGACCACCCAGCGGCACCTCAGCTTCATCGAGAGCGGGCGCTCGACCCCCGGGCGGTCGATGATCATCCGGCTCGCCGAATCCCTGGAGGTGCCGATCCGCGAGCGCAACGACCTGCTCCTCGCGGCCGGATTCGCCCCGGTGTACCCGCAGACGGACCTGGACGACCCCCGGCTCGCACCGATCCGCACCGCCCTCGAACGCATCCTGGACGGCCACCTGCCCTACCCGGCCGTCGTCGTGGACCGCCACGGCGACCTCGTCCTGGCCAACGCCGCCTTCCGCACCCTCACCGCCGGGGTGGCCCCGCACCTGCTGCGCCCCCCGGTGAGCGTCCCCCGGGTCCTGCTGCACCCGCAGGGCCTCGCGCCACGCATCGTCAACCTCGACGCGTGGGCCTGGCACATCGTCGACCGCGTCCACGCCGAGAGCGTGCGCAACCCGGACGACCGGCTCCGCAGCCTGGCCGCCGAACTCACCGGCCTCGCCCCGCCCCGCCCGCGCGACGCACCGCACCACCTCGGCTTCGCCGTACCCCTGCGCCTGAGGCCACCCGACCCGGCCGACGACCGCGAGCTGACACTGATCACCACGCTCACCCACTTCGGCACCGCCACCGACGTCACCGTCGCCGAACTGCGCCTGGAGGCGTTCCTTCCGGCCGACCGCGAGACCGCCGCCCTGCTGGCCGGACTCCACCGCGCCGGGAGCGACCCCTCCACGGAAACCGGCTGTTCAGGCGTTGCGGCCCCACCGCCCCCACCCGGCACACTGGACCCATGA